A single genomic interval of Bradyrhizobium sp. AZCC 1693 harbors:
- a CDS encoding tyrosine-type recombinase/integrase produces MSTDAVSPLRQRMIEDMNARKLCAGTQRGHISSCKRFAAFVKQSPDTATLEDIRRFQLHLAETGASICNRNRIMTGLRFLFRVTLRRLDLAAEIYHLREPQKIPLVMSQDETRRLLAVAGSLKARLLLSLGYGCGLRAGEVVRLKVKHIDSAQKIIRIEQSKGRKDRNVMLSSKTLDLLRQWWKARPSRHDAQTPVPERWLFPGTRAGKPMTTRQLNRLFHEAADAAGIRKGVTLHALRHSFATHLLEDGTDIRFIQALLGHDKLDTTARYTRVATGMIAAIESPLDRLSQPRKRPRKSRKNPPPA; encoded by the coding sequence ACGCAGAGAGGCCATATCAGCAGTTGCAAGCGGTTCGCGGCGTTTGTGAAGCAGTCCCCCGACACGGCCACACTTGAGGACATCCGCCGCTTCCAGCTGCACCTGGCCGAGACGGGCGCGAGCATCTGCAACCGCAACCGCATCATGACCGGGTTGCGGTTCTTGTTCCGCGTGACGCTGCGCCGATTGGACCTTGCGGCCGAGATCTATCATCTCCGCGAGCCTCAGAAGATCCCGCTGGTGATGAGCCAGGATGAGACGCGGCGCCTGCTGGCCGTCGCCGGCAGCCTCAAGGCCCGCCTCCTGCTCAGCCTCGGCTATGGCTGCGGGTTGCGCGCCGGCGAGGTGGTGCGGCTCAAGGTCAAGCATATCGACAGCGCGCAGAAGATCATTCGCATCGAGCAGTCCAAGGGGCGCAAGGACCGTAATGTCATGCTGTCGTCAAAGACGCTCGATCTGTTGCGGCAATGGTGGAAGGCGCGCCCATCGCGTCACGATGCGCAAACGCCCGTGCCGGAACGCTGGCTGTTTCCCGGCACCAGGGCCGGCAAGCCCATGACCACCCGCCAGCTCAACCGCCTGTTTCATGAGGCGGCCGATGCGGCCGGGATCAGGAAGGGCGTGACGCTGCACGCGCTGCGCCACAGCTTCGCGACCCACCTGCTGGAGGACGGCACCGATATCAGATTCATCCAGGCGCTGCTGGGTCACGACAAACTGGACACGACGGCGCGCTATACCCGTGTCGCCACCGGCATGATCGCGGCGATCGAAAGCCCGCTCGACCGGCTGTCGCAGCCTCGCAAGAGACCCAGGAAGAGCAGGAAGAACCCGCCGCCGGCGTAA
- a CDS encoding IS91 family transposase, with protein MSRPALEVADILRDHGAAWRRANAGHVSLGQLKVMSAIERCRTAALGGHVARCENETCAHTVIAYNSCRNRHCPKCQGAAAREWLAEREADLLPVPYFHVVYTLPAQIADIAYQNKAVIYDLLFKASAETTLTIAADPKHLGARIGFMSVLHTWGSALTHHPHVHMVVPGGGLSPDGSKWIACRPRYFLTVQVLSALFRRLFLEMLVAAHHAGRLQFFGEHARLADKAAFAAYLTPLREINWVVYAKEPFAGPRQVLRYLSRYTHRIAISNRRLLSADENGVTFKYKDYRIEGPARYKAMTLATDEFIRRFLIHVLPKGFHRIRHYGLLANGARAANIAHARQLLAQPARPKEPETPEAAINEPRVLPRPCPCCGARMIVIETFERGCEPKHRPTPAPAPIRIDTS; from the coding sequence GTGTCGCGTCCAGCGCTGGAGGTCGCGGATATCTTGCGCGACCACGGGGCGGCGTGGCGGCGCGCCAATGCGGGCCACGTCAGTCTCGGCCAGCTGAAAGTCATGAGTGCGATCGAGCGCTGCCGCACGGCGGCGCTCGGCGGCCATGTGGCGCGCTGCGAGAACGAGACCTGCGCCCACACCGTCATCGCCTACAACAGCTGCCGCAACCGGCACTGCCCCAAGTGCCAGGGCGCTGCGGCCCGCGAGTGGCTGGCCGAGCGCGAGGCCGATCTCCTGCCGGTGCCGTACTTTCATGTGGTGTACACGCTGCCGGCGCAGATCGCCGACATCGCCTATCAGAACAAGGCGGTGATCTACGACCTGCTGTTCAAAGCCTCGGCGGAGACCACGCTCACGATCGCGGCCGATCCCAAGCATCTCGGCGCTCGCATCGGCTTCATGTCGGTGCTGCACACATGGGGTTCCGCGCTGACGCATCACCCGCATGTCCACATGGTCGTGCCGGGTGGTGGCCTGTCGCCGGACGGATCGAAGTGGATCGCGTGCCGACCACGCTATTTTTTGACCGTGCAGGTTCTCTCGGCGTTGTTCCGCAGGCTGTTTCTGGAGATGCTGGTCGCGGCTCACCACGCCGGCCGCCTGCAGTTCTTCGGCGAGCATGCGCGGCTCGCCGATAAGGCTGCATTCGCTGCCTATCTGACGCCACTGCGCGAGATCAATTGGGTGGTCTACGCCAAAGAGCCGTTCGCCGGGCCCAGGCAGGTGTTGCGCTATCTGTCGCGCTACACCCACCGCATCGCGATCTCCAATCGCCGGCTGCTGTCCGCCGACGAGAACGGTGTCACCTTCAAGTACAAGGACTATCGGATCGAGGGGCCCGCCCGCTACAAGGCGATGACGCTGGCGACCGACGAGTTCATCCGGCGCTTCCTGATCCACGTGCTGCCGAAGGGCTTCCATCGCATCCGACACTATGGCCTGCTCGCCAACGGCGCCCGAGCCGCAAACATTGCGCACGCGCGCCAGCTGCTCGCTCAGCCGGCGCGCCCTAAAGAACCCGAGACGCCCGAAGCCGCGATCAACGAACCCCGCGTGCTGCCGCGTCCATGCCCGTGCTGCGGCGCCCGCATGATCGTCATCGAGACTTTTGAGCGCGGCTGCGAGCCGAAGCACCGCCCCACACCGGCGCCGGCGCCGATCAGGATCGACACATCATGA
- a CDS encoding thermonuclease family protein — translation MPDNIYKFRRTKWADPKRFKLIADSEPRWPGSRYLSGFIVLFVLIGFVAVQAWPKLKPETAKSASVANSLSVGVIDGDTISLGDGKPNVRLLGFNAPETGSRARCEAERQKGEAAKQRLRELVSNGRSDFQQIACSCPPGTEGTNGCNFGRRCGTLRVNSVDVGSTLINEGLAVRFVCGATSCPTLPRPWC, via the coding sequence ATGCCCGATAACATTTACAAATTTCGACGAACAAAATGGGCCGATCCGAAGCGGTTCAAACTGATCGCTGACAGCGAGCCTCGGTGGCCCGGCTCGCGTTATCTTTCGGGCTTTATTGTCCTTTTCGTGCTTATTGGTTTTGTAGCCGTTCAGGCATGGCCGAAGCTGAAGCCTGAAACTGCCAAGTCGGCGTCCGTCGCCAATTCGTTATCAGTGGGTGTGATAGATGGCGACACCATCAGTCTAGGGGACGGCAAACCGAACGTTCGTCTTCTTGGCTTCAACGCGCCCGAAACCGGAAGCCGGGCCAGATGCGAAGCGGAACGTCAAAAAGGCGAAGCCGCGAAACAACGGCTTCGCGAACTTGTCAGCAATGGCCGGTCTGACTTTCAGCAAATTGCGTGTTCGTGCCCGCCTGGTACGGAAGGCACGAACGGTTGCAACTTCGGACGCCGCTGCGGCACCCTGCGAGTCAATAGTGTCGATGTAGGATCAACCTTGATCAACGAAGGCTTGGCCGTTCGCTTCGTTTGCGGTGCGACTAGCTGTCCGACCCTTCCTCGCCCTTGGTGTTGA
- a CDS encoding PDZ domain-containing protein: MLRTPTRIAGRLTPIAILLLGSSHAFGQSALDLLNAKPGQPLPRLPDGIIRHGNSPQISQQPPRTTNIVPEQVRDETRSSWLGLSSVSMGGTSQTTKGALIVTVVPGSPAANSQLQRGDLILAVDDKELEVGGEPAALARIVAGHAIGTTVRMKILRGGRQSEVPVTLASKPAISSGNPELEAEIRGICPPRIAQGADQTQVRSIAADRFCMIAFRGAKAKDNEPFFQKLNEVLGPCGSIHTMADESRSKVYQFKSAMDLTDGDLGSILRRTIRCAFERETGIPDAVAIHFASDRLVATYLADRERALSEFVQNRRMVGQAKLETERRDAHAAELTKAGYSPVALSELKIDARSLHGKKVAVSGLLFVLNNDSAILLKDERDENPVVVSLRDASRETRSATIGNCDNRSRGCRIEIRGTVVGNGSFVGIMAD; encoded by the coding sequence ATGTTGAGAACTCCCACCCGCATCGCGGGACGACTAACCCCAATCGCTATCTTACTACTCGGTAGCAGTCATGCCTTTGGTCAGTCGGCGCTCGACCTGTTAAACGCTAAGCCCGGTCAACCGTTGCCAAGGCTCCCCGACGGAATCATCCGGCACGGGAACAGCCCTCAAATCTCACAGCAACCACCAAGAACGACCAACATCGTCCCGGAGCAAGTCCGGGACGAAACCCGATCATCTTGGCTCGGGCTAAGTTCCGTTAGCATGGGTGGCACGTCCCAAACAACGAAGGGTGCGCTCATCGTAACCGTTGTTCCCGGCAGTCCTGCTGCAAATTCCCAGTTGCAGCGGGGTGATCTGATTTTAGCTGTTGACGACAAGGAACTCGAAGTAGGCGGCGAACCAGCGGCATTGGCTCGGATAGTCGCCGGTCATGCAATCGGCACGACCGTCAGGATGAAAATTCTCAGGGGCGGACGCCAAAGCGAGGTTCCGGTAACGCTCGCGTCCAAACCGGCGATTTCATCAGGTAACCCCGAGCTCGAAGCCGAGATTCGAGGCATCTGCCCTCCTCGAATTGCACAGGGGGCAGATCAAACGCAGGTGAGGTCAATCGCAGCCGATAGGTTCTGCATGATCGCGTTCAGGGGAGCGAAAGCAAAAGACAACGAACCATTCTTCCAAAAACTGAATGAGGTACTCGGCCCTTGCGGCAGCATACATACCATGGCCGACGAATCTCGTAGCAAGGTTTACCAGTTTAAGTCCGCTATGGACCTTACAGACGGGGACTTGGGGTCAATCCTAAGACGCACGATTAGGTGCGCCTTTGAACGCGAAACGGGCATTCCTGATGCGGTGGCTATCCATTTCGCCTCTGACCGTTTGGTCGCGACTTACTTGGCTGATCGTGAGAGAGCATTGTCTGAGTTTGTTCAGAACCGTCGCATGGTAGGCCAAGCCAAGTTGGAAACCGAGAGGCGTGATGCGCATGCCGCCGAATTGACAAAGGCTGGGTACTCGCCCGTCGCGCTCAGTGAGCTAAAAATAGACGCACGTTCCTTGCACGGAAAAAAGGTAGCTGTCTCGGGCCTCCTTTTTGTCCTTAACAACGATTCAGCAATCCTGTTGAAGGATGAGAGGGACGAAAATCCCGTGGTCGTTTCGCTGAGAGATGCTTCTCGCGAGACCCGAAGCGCAACCATCGGCAACTGCGACAACCGCAGTCGTGGATGCCGCATTGAGATACGAGGCACTGTTGTTGGTAACGGCTCGTTCGTTGGCATTATGGCTGACTAA
- a CDS encoding GIY-YIG nuclease family protein: MTFFVVIVVIVVVLIVVGAVAERFTKPATDATPKPDTDKVPYGAIAASPGSAAPVGLSKYGSSQARPAKKRDVNQRQTLSPDLDAFSQRHGIPLDRFFNAAGMTKAEYARRMESIGAIIAYNVTPCSKAGHAIRNRYGKCVACDPKQIAFNQRALEAGSVYAAFSPSKGLIKVGFTKDVRRRHNALVRQRYAGAGDWELYYQKEAEDGGRREIEAHKELARYAVKGLTYFRDGRTQEADEVYECSKERAIRALEGR; encoded by the coding sequence GTGACGTTCTTCGTTGTCATTGTTGTCATTGTTGTTGTGTTGATTGTCGTTGGCGCAGTCGCAGAACGCTTCACCAAGCCAGCAACTGACGCTACCCCAAAACCGGATACAGATAAGGTCCCATATGGAGCGATTGCAGCCTCTCCCGGCTCCGCCGCCCCGGTTGGCTTGTCAAAATACGGAAGTTCCCAAGCGCGACCGGCGAAAAAGCGAGATGTAAATCAAAGGCAGACGTTGTCTCCCGATCTTGACGCTTTTTCACAAAGACACGGCATCCCTCTCGATAGATTTTTCAATGCTGCTGGCATGACCAAAGCCGAGTACGCTCGCCGAATGGAATCTATCGGCGCGATCATCGCCTACAACGTCACACCGTGCTCCAAAGCAGGCCATGCAATTCGAAACCGATACGGAAAGTGCGTAGCTTGCGATCCTAAGCAGATCGCCTTCAACCAAAGGGCTCTTGAAGCCGGTTCTGTGTATGCGGCATTCAGCCCATCGAAGGGCCTAATCAAGGTAGGTTTCACCAAGGATGTCCGCCGCAGGCACAACGCCCTCGTTCGTCAGCGCTATGCAGGCGCGGGCGATTGGGAATTGTACTATCAGAAGGAAGCCGAAGACGGAGGACGCCGCGAGATTGAGGCTCACAAGGAATTGGCCCGATACGCAGTGAAGGGTCTGACTTACTTTCGGGATGGTAGAACGCAGGAAGCGGACGAGGTTTACGAATGCTCTAAAGAAAGAGCTATTAGAGCGCTTGAAGGCCGTTAG
- a CDS encoding tyrosine-type recombinase/integrase — protein sequence MIAKPVIVSGSACGFALANKDHDTRALQAYLGHKNIQHTVRYTELSPTRFRDFWRG from the coding sequence GTGATTGCCAAGCCTGTAATCGTAAGCGGTAGTGCTTGCGGATTTGCACTGGCCAACAAGGACCACGACACCCGCGCCCTGCAAGCCTATCTCGGCCACAAGAATATTCAGCACACCGTGCGATACACCGAGTTGTCGCCGACAAGGTTCAGGGACTTTTGGAGGGGCTAA
- a CDS encoding helix-turn-helix transcriptional regulator, with translation MREPDRIVRLKTVLARTGLSRSTIYRKIAEGTFPTQIKISVNGTGWHESDLNRWIADPVGWRPKREFDEVR, from the coding sequence ATGCGCGAACCAGACCGTATCGTCCGTTTGAAAACCGTTCTTGCCCGGACCGGGCTGTCCCGGTCCACCATCTACCGTAAGATCGCCGAGGGCACGTTCCCGACCCAAATTAAGATCAGCGTCAATGGTACCGGCTGGCATGAATCGGACCTTAACCGCTGGATTGCAGATCCAGTCGGATGGCGTCCGAAACGCGAGTTTGATGAGGTTCGGTGA
- the traA gene encoding Ti-type conjugative transfer relaxase TraA produces the protein MAIYHLHVKIIGRKSGSSAVASAAYRSASRLRDERLDRSHDFSAKRGVVHSEVMLPEKAPEAWSDRGRLWNEVEAFEVRKDAQLAREVEFALPREMSEAQGIELARDFVQAEFVGRGMIADLNVHWDMAEDGMAKPHAHVMLTMRAVDENGFGRKARDWNRTEMVERWRERWAELANERLAELDIDARIDHRSLEAQGLALEPQSQIGAPAKRIEDRGIEGGGTEADRAEMHREIARGNGMRIIANPSLALDAITHQQSTFTRRDMAKFAHRHSDGIDQFNEVMGAMRSAPDLVELGKGARGEDRFTTREMIEAEQRLHRTAELMAERERHEVRDRDREAALARAEARDLVLSTEQADALAHITDGRDLGIVVGYAGTGKSAMLGVAREAWETAGYEVRGVALSGIAAENLESGSGIASRTIASMEHGWGQGRDLLTARDVLVIDEAGMVGTRQLERVLSHAAEAGAKIVLVGDIKQLQSIEAGAAFRSIHERHGGAEISEVRRQREDWQREATRDLATGRTGDALEAYRSHGMVHDAQTRGQARRDLIERWDRDRQASPDRSRIILTHTNDEVRALNEAARERMRLAGDLGNEVRVAVERGARNFASGDRVMFLQNERGLGVKNGTLGTIEQVSPQAMSVRTDDGRSVTFDLKDHNRIDHGYAATIHKAQGMTVDRTHVLATPGMDAHSSYVALSRHRDGMDLHYGRDDFANPDRLTRTLSRDRAKDMASDYEQRDPAQGYAERRGISFRERVAEILRKVVPEKLRDRIDGLLDGLRSPGDSAPGGNAVQPPEIGNAGADAARREPAAPAQEVADDPEAEARRVRTRALVRHARAVDAIFEAQEKGGQASPEQVKELQGARGVFEDVRPYGSHDAEAAYKKNPDLAREAGSGRVNRAVRALQLETELRIDPNRRADRFVERWQELGHTSRRQYQVGDMSGYKATRSAMGDMAKSLERDPQLESILAGRRRELGIAFESGRRLGIELAFSHGIDLGRGRGIGI, from the coding sequence ATGGCGATCTATCATCTTCACGTCAAGATCATTGGCCGCAAGTCCGGCTCCAGCGCGGTGGCGTCGGCCGCCTACCGCTCGGCCTCGCGGTTGCGCGACGAGCGCCTCGACCGCAGCCATGATTTTTCCGCCAAACGCGGCGTCGTCCATTCCGAGGTGATGCTGCCGGAGAAGGCGCCGGAGGCATGGAGCGACCGCGGACGGCTGTGGAACGAGGTCGAGGCGTTCGAGGTACGCAAGGATGCCCAGCTTGCCCGCGAGGTCGAATTCGCCCTTCCGCGCGAGATGAGTGAGGCACAGGGCATCGAGCTGGCCCGCGACTTCGTGCAGGCCGAGTTCGTGGGTCGGGGCATGATCGCCGATCTCAATGTGCATTGGGACATGGCCGAGGACGGCATGGCAAAACCCCATGCCCATGTCATGCTGACGATGCGCGCGGTGGACGAGAACGGCTTTGGCCGGAAGGCAAGGGACTGGAACCGCACGGAGATGGTCGAGCGCTGGCGCGAACGCTGGGCCGAGCTTGCCAATGAGCGCCTGGCCGAGCTCGACATCGACGCGCGCATCGACCATCGCAGCCTGGAGGCACAGGGCCTCGCACTGGAGCCGCAAAGCCAGATCGGTGCACCCGCCAAACGTATCGAGGACCGGGGCATCGAGGGCGGAGGGACCGAGGCCGACCGCGCCGAGATGCACCGCGAGATCGCGCGCGGCAATGGGATGCGGATCATCGCCAATCCGTCGCTTGCATTGGACGCGATCACACATCAGCAATCGACCTTCACGCGACGCGACATGGCGAAGTTCGCGCACCGGCACAGCGACGGGATCGACCAGTTCAACGAGGTGATGGGCGCGATGCGTAGCGCCCCAGATCTTGTCGAACTCGGCAAGGGCGCTCGCGGCGAGGATCGCTTCACCACCCGCGAGATGATCGAGGCGGAACAGCGCTTGCACCGCACCGCCGAACTGATGGCGGAACGGGAGCGCCATGAGGTGCGTGATAGGGATCGCGAGGCGGCGCTGGCGCGTGCGGAAGCGCGCGATCTTGTCCTTTCGACCGAGCAGGCCGACGCGCTAGCGCACATTACGGACGGGCGCGATCTTGGGATCGTGGTCGGCTATGCCGGAACGGGAAAAAGCGCGATGCTGGGGGTGGCGCGGGAGGCCTGGGAAACGGCGGGCTACGAGGTCCGGGGCGTGGCGCTGTCCGGCATCGCGGCGGAAAACCTCGAAAGCGGGTCGGGCATCGCGTCGCGCACCATTGCCAGCATGGAGCATGGTTGGGGACAGGGCCGCGACCTGCTCACCGCGCGCGATGTTCTGGTGATCGACGAGGCCGGCATGGTCGGCACGCGCCAGTTGGAGCGTGTGCTGTCCCATGCGGCCGAGGCCGGTGCGAAGATTGTGCTGGTCGGCGATATCAAGCAGTTGCAATCCATCGAGGCGGGCGCGGCCTTTCGCTCGATTCACGAGCGTCATGGCGGCGCGGAAATCAGCGAGGTGCGGCGCCAGCGCGAGGACTGGCAGCGCGAGGCCACGCGCGATCTGGCGACCGGCAGGACCGGCGATGCGCTTGAAGCCTACCGCTCCCATGGCATGGTGCACGACGCGCAAACCCGCGGGCAGGCGCGCCGCGATCTGATCGAGCGCTGGGACCGCGACCGGCAGGCATCACCGGATCGGAGCCGCATCATCCTAACTCATACCAATGACGAGGTGCGCGCCCTCAACGAGGCTGCACGCGAACGGATGCGGCTGGCCGGTGATCTCGGCAATGAGGTGCGTGTGGCGGTCGAGCGCGGCGCGCGCAACTTTGCCAGCGGGGATCGCGTCATGTTCCTGCAAAATGAGCGCGGCCTCGGCGTGAAGAACGGAACGCTCGGCACCATCGAACAGGTCAGCCCGCAAGCCATGTCGGTGCGCACCGACGACGGGCGCAGCGTCACCTTTGACCTCAAGGATCATAACCGTATCGACCATGGCTATGCCGCGACCATCCACAAGGCGCAGGGCATGACGGTGGATCGCACCCATGTGCTGGCGACGCCGGGGATGGACGCCCATAGCAGCTATGTCGCCCTGTCGCGGCACCGCGACGGCATGGACCTGCATTATGGCCGCGACGATTTTGCCAATCCGGACCGGCTCACCCGAACCTTATCGCGTGACCGGGCCAAGGACATGGCCTCGGATTACGAGCAGCGCGATCCGGCGCAAGGCTATGCCGAGCGGCGCGGGATCAGCTTCCGCGAGCGCGTTGCCGAAATCTTGCGCAAGGTCGTGCCGGAGAAGCTGCGCGACAGAATCGACGGCCTGCTCGACGGATTGCGCTCGCCCGGCGACAGCGCGCCTGGCGGGAACGCCGTGCAGCCGCCGGAAATAGGAAATGCGGGCGCGGACGCCGCGAGGCGCGAACCCGCTGCGCCAGCGCAAGAGGTGGCGGATGATCCGGAAGCGGAAGCACGTCGGGTGCGCACGCGGGCGCTGGTGCGCCATGCCCGCGCTGTGGATGCGATCTTCGAGGCCCAGGAAAAGGGTGGCCAGGCAAGTCCCGAGCAAGTGAAAGAACTGCAGGGGGCCCGAGGGGTTTTCGAGGACGTGAGGCCCTATGGCTCGCACGATGCAGAGGCCGCCTACAAAAAGAACCCGGATCTTGCCCGTGAGGCTGGGTCAGGCCGGGTCAACCGCGCCGTCCGCGCCCTCCAGCTCGAAACCGAGCTGCGCATCGATCCGAACCGCCGCGCTGACCGTTTTGTGGAACGTTGGCAGGAGCTCGGCCACACTAGCCGGCGCCAATATCAGGTGGGCGACATGTCGGGCTATAAGGCGACGCGCTCGGCGATGGGCGACATGGCGAAAAGCCTCGAACGCGATCCGCAACTGGAATCCATCCTCGCGGGCCGCAGGAGAGAGCTCGGCATCGCGTTCGAATCAGGTCGCCGGCTCGGCATCGAACTGGCCTTCAGCCATGGCATCGACCTCGGCAGAGGCCGGGGCATCGGAATTTGA
- a CDS encoding conjugal transfer protein TraD, translating into MRTWQVERRKRTRHLIELGGLVVKAGIVDLTGDDRATILGALLWMADKLKSDQGERARALWAAKGKQALEADPATHKGTDRTVSAVRR; encoded by the coding sequence ATGCGCACATGGCAGGTCGAGCGCCGCAAGCGCACGCGGCACCTCATCGAACTCGGCGGTCTCGTCGTCAAAGCCGGTATCGTGGACCTAACCGGTGACGACCGCGCCACCATCCTTGGCGCGCTGCTTTGGATGGCCGACAAGCTCAAGAGCGATCAAGGCGAACGGGCACGAGCGCTATGGGCCGCAAAGGGGAAGCAGGCGCTCGAGGCGGACCCGGCAACACACAAGGGGACAGATCGAACTGTTTCAGCAGTTCGTCGTTGA
- a CDS encoding Crp/Fnr family transcriptional regulator, whose protein sequence is MPHSNSSAVTRPGGTSNGLLAALPRADFDLLASDIQTVALDQNAVLARAGDEVDYVFLPHNGAISLMIDMANGQTVATATIGREGAISFLSAIGPAPSAMTAIVHVAGTASRIPSFRFRDAFNRSRAIRHALQAHVSAMLTQFQLGTACNALHPVEARMARWLLHLRDRTGHDVLPLTQEVLSQILGVRRTTVTLLMCNLRASGAIRSDRRGEIEIDRSRLTAVACECQHTMRLEACRPISLSRDEHIALGESADAM, encoded by the coding sequence ATGCCTCACAGCAACTCATCGGCAGTGACGCGTCCCGGCGGAACTAGTAACGGCCTTCTGGCCGCACTGCCGCGAGCGGATTTCGATCTGCTGGCGAGCGACATTCAGACGGTCGCGCTCGATCAGAACGCGGTCCTGGCGCGAGCAGGTGACGAGGTCGACTATGTCTTCCTCCCTCATAACGGCGCCATTTCTCTGATGATCGACATGGCGAACGGGCAGACGGTTGCCACCGCCACGATCGGGCGAGAGGGAGCTATCAGCTTTCTCTCCGCGATAGGGCCCGCACCTTCGGCCATGACCGCCATCGTGCATGTGGCAGGGACAGCCTCGCGGATCCCCAGCTTCCGGTTTCGCGACGCTTTCAACCGCAGCCGCGCGATCCGGCACGCGCTCCAGGCTCATGTCAGCGCGATGCTGACACAGTTCCAACTCGGCACGGCCTGCAATGCGCTGCATCCAGTCGAAGCCCGAATGGCACGCTGGCTATTGCATCTTCGCGACCGCACCGGCCACGACGTCCTGCCGCTCACCCAGGAAGTACTTTCGCAAATACTCGGTGTGCGACGAACGACGGTGACGCTCCTGATGTGCAATTTGCGCGCGTCGGGCGCAATCAGATCTGATCGGCGAGGCGAGATTGAGATCGACCGATCGCGGCTCACCGCCGTGGCGTGCGAATGCCAGCACACCATGCGTCTCGAAGCTTGCCGCCCGATCTCGCTTTCTCGAGATGAGCACATCGCATTAGGTGAATCGGCAGATGCTATGTGA
- a CDS encoding Crp/Fnr family transcriptional regulator: protein MTAQPTGVGNRLLAALPPGDLGLLTPHFQKISFEPDAVLVRSGDELDQVCFPHSGAVVFMVDMPDGQTVATTLMGWEGALASLSVLGPSRSSVTAIARVAGTASRISAAKFRLAYARSPAIRHVVQVHARTLFLQLQHVAACNALHRVEGRMARWLLQLHDRVSDDVLSLTQDALAQLLGVRRTTVTLMMSKFRAAGAIRSDRRGIVEVDRTRLDSMACECYALMQHRIDRMHCQELSAPRLALALFQESSVIASDEATKPAKTVLK from the coding sequence GTGACCGCGCAGCCGACCGGCGTTGGGAATAGGCTCTTGGCGGCGTTGCCGCCAGGGGATCTCGGCCTGCTCACGCCCCACTTCCAGAAAATCTCGTTCGAACCTGACGCTGTGTTGGTGCGGTCGGGCGATGAGCTTGACCAGGTTTGTTTTCCCCATAGCGGTGCCGTCGTTTTCATGGTCGATATGCCCGACGGCCAAACAGTCGCAACCACGCTGATGGGGTGGGAAGGCGCATTGGCCTCGCTCTCCGTGCTCGGCCCCTCGCGGTCGTCGGTGACCGCGATTGCTCGCGTGGCCGGCACTGCATCGCGGATTTCCGCCGCGAAATTCCGGCTCGCCTATGCGCGAAGCCCAGCCATCAGGCACGTCGTGCAAGTCCACGCCCGCACGCTATTTTTGCAGCTCCAGCACGTGGCCGCCTGCAACGCGCTACATCGGGTGGAGGGCCGCATGGCGCGGTGGCTTTTGCAGCTGCACGACCGTGTTTCCGACGACGTGCTTTCATTGACGCAGGATGCACTTGCCCAGTTGCTCGGGGTGCGGCGGACGACGGTGACGCTGATGATGAGCAAGTTTCGCGCAGCGGGGGCCATCCGATCCGACCGACGCGGCATCGTCGAGGTCGACCGGACGCGGCTCGACAGCATGGCGTGTGAATGCTACGCGCTGATGCAGCACAGGATCGATCGCATGCACTGCCAGGAATTATCGGCGCCGCGACTTGCCCTTGCGCTGTTCCAGGAAAGCTCTGTCATCGCCTCCGACGAAGCGACGAAGCCGGCGAAGACGGTGCTGAAATGA
- a CDS encoding phasin family protein produces the protein MSESETKTTLNASNGPAMPLFGFPKIALAGVFSELAEQGVARAQEGCEKIKAASENMAEALRETYSSNARSANDYGLKVIEIANANTVSAIDFFAHLLGSKSVTDALTLSAAQARKTFDTTSAQNKELWELAQKLAAETGEPIRKHAAKVLHQAN, from the coding sequence GTGAGTGAAAGCGAAACGAAAACCACACTGAACGCATCCAACGGTCCCGCAATGCCGTTGTTCGGATTCCCGAAGATCGCGCTGGCCGGCGTGTTCAGCGAGCTTGCTGAGCAGGGCGTCGCCCGCGCTCAGGAAGGCTGCGAGAAGATCAAGGCCGCGTCGGAGAACATGGCGGAAGCGCTGCGTGAGACCTATTCGAGCAATGCGAGGAGCGCGAACGACTACGGACTCAAAGTCATCGAGATCGCGAACGCCAATACCGTCTCCGCGATCGATTTCTTCGCCCATCTGTTGGGCAGCAAGTCAGTGACTGATGCCCTCACGTTGTCCGCGGCGCAAGCGCGCAAGACCTTCGACACCACATCCGCCCAGAACAAGGAATTGTGGGAGCTTGCCCAGAAGCTCGCGGCAGAAACGGGCGAGCCGATCAGGAAGCACGCCGCCAAGGTTCTCCACCAAGCCAACTAA